In a genomic window of Flavobacterium lipolyticum:
- a CDS encoding aminotransferase class V-fold PLP-dependent enzyme, which yields MKRNESVFSEEEIEKFRSETIGCENVNHLNNAGAGLMPDVVTRSILEHVKLESEIGGYEAAALKADVIKEFYAQAGKLVNCNPSNIAFTASATDSYTRALSSIPFLMGDVILTDNDDFISNQIQFISCQKRFGIKIVRIKNAEAGGVDLKDLEEKLFSLQPRLLAITHIPTNSGLVQPVKSIGEIYDRYAKVHIDKTWYILDACQSVGQLKLDVEELKCDFLSITVRKFLRGPRGTGFLYVSDKVLESGLEPLFIDMRGADWIEKDEYKQQPDAKRFEDWEFAYALVLGSKAAIEYCLSIGEDRIWRQIQLLSKYMRDELAKISKVRVLDKGPELGGLVTFFVEDSQPKYIVDELLKRKINVVPSFRNFAVIDFDEKGVKWAVRASPHYYNTFDEIDLFIEAVKEIVSV from the coding sequence ATGAAAAGAAATGAAAGTGTTTTTTCTGAAGAAGAAATCGAAAAGTTTAGAAGTGAAACAATTGGGTGTGAAAATGTAAACCATCTTAACAATGCTGGTGCAGGTCTAATGCCTGATGTGGTAACTCGATCTATTTTGGAACATGTAAAGTTAGAGTCTGAAATTGGGGGGTATGAGGCTGCAGCTTTGAAGGCAGATGTAATAAAGGAATTTTACGCTCAGGCGGGAAAATTAGTTAATTGTAATCCGTCGAATATTGCTTTTACGGCGAGTGCTACGGATTCTTATACCCGTGCGTTGTCTTCTATTCCTTTTTTGATGGGTGATGTAATTTTGACTGATAATGATGATTTTATTTCGAATCAAATTCAGTTTATTTCATGTCAGAAACGATTTGGAATAAAAATAGTAAGAATAAAGAATGCTGAGGCCGGAGGTGTTGATCTGAAAGATCTCGAGGAAAAATTATTTTCTCTTCAGCCAAGATTACTGGCTATAACGCATATTCCAACCAATTCCGGTTTGGTTCAGCCTGTTAAAAGTATAGGTGAAATATACGATCGTTATGCCAAAGTGCATATTGATAAAACCTGGTATATTTTGGATGCTTGTCAATCAGTAGGGCAATTGAAATTGGATGTTGAGGAATTGAAATGTGATTTTTTAAGTATTACGGTAAGGAAATTTTTGAGAGGTCCGCGTGGCACTGGGTTTTTGTATGTTTCGGACAAGGTTCTTGAGTCTGGACTCGAGCCTTTGTTTATTGATATGAGAGGTGCTGATTGGATTGAAAAAGATGAATATAAACAACAACCGGACGCTAAACGTTTTGAAGATTGGGAATTTGCTTATGCTCTTGTTTTGGGAAGTAAAGCTGCTATTGAATATTGTTTAAGTATTGGAGAGGATAGAATTTGGAGGCAAATACAGTTGTTGTCAAAATATATGAGAGACGAACTGGCTAAAATTTCTAAAGTTAGGGTTTTGGATAAAGGACCTGAACTTGGAGGCCTGGTGACATTTTTTGTCGAGGATTCTCAACCAAAATATATTGTTGATGAGTTACTGAAGAGAAAAATAAATGTGGTTCCGAGTTTTAGAAATTTCGCTGTTATTGATTTTGATGAAAAGGGGGTGAAATGGGCAGTGAGAGCATCTCCTCATTATTATAATACTTTCGATGAAATTGATTTGTTTATCGAGGCAGTTAAGGAAATTGTGTCTGTTTAA
- a CDS encoding Lrp/AsnC family transcriptional regulator, which translates to MQALDEYDKKILQYIQKNNRLTAQELGDLVNLSSSAVQRRLARLRENKIIEADISIIAPSIIGLTITCVVDIILADGNSKALEKFKNSMRKCHEVMQCYFVTGTYDFVIIVNTKDMQHYESFAKKWLMDDPNVKHFYTHVIMDKVKVGYDVAI; encoded by the coding sequence ATGCAAGCACTCGACGAATACGACAAAAAAATTTTACAATACATTCAAAAAAACAATAGATTGACTGCGCAAGAACTTGGCGACTTAGTGAATTTAAGCAGTTCAGCCGTACAAAGAAGATTAGCAAGATTAAGAGAAAATAAAATAATAGAGGCTGATATATCGATAATAGCACCAAGCATTATTGGCTTAACGATTACTTGCGTAGTAGACATTATTCTAGCGGACGGAAATTCAAAAGCCTTAGAAAAATTTAAGAACTCTATGCGGAAATGCCACGAAGTGATGCAATGTTATTTCGTCACCGGTACCTATGATTTTGTCATTATTGTAAACACAAAAGACATGCAGCATTACGAATCTTTTGCCAAAAAATGGCTAATGGACGATCCTAATGTTAAACATTTCTACACTCATGTAATAATGGACAAGGTAAAAGTTGGCTACGATGTAGCAATTTAA
- a CDS encoding ABC transporter permease: MSLEYFIAKRLITAKDFKSSISAPIIKIAISAIAIGMIMMIVSVATGIGLQKKIRDKVSAFNGQIIISNYDNNNSDVTLIPISKKQEFYPEFKSVPEVSHIQAIASKAGIIRTENSFEGIIFKGVGADYDWKNIEEYLVEGRLPDFSAALNEDVLISKFLADRLHLKVGDNFNTFFIKEEQGKMPNSRRFRIAGVFSSGFQDFDATYILGDIRHIQRINKWSPNQVGAFEVFINDFDAIKTTGEKIYDQTSSNLDTKTIIEKYSYIFDWLQLFDFNIIVILGVMILVATINMVVALLVLILERTQMIGILKALGANNWMVRKVFLYNAFYLIVRGLFWGNLIGIALLLIQQQFGVIRLNPENYYVNQAPVYFNIWHIILLNLLTVGVCFVVLLIPSYIITKISPVKAIRFE, translated from the coding sequence TTGAGTTTAGAATATTTCATAGCTAAAAGGCTAATTACTGCAAAAGATTTTAAGAGCAGTATTTCGGCGCCTATTATTAAAATTGCTATTTCGGCCATTGCTATTGGTATGATAATGATGATCGTTTCTGTTGCGACAGGGATTGGTCTTCAGAAAAAAATAAGGGATAAAGTTTCAGCTTTTAACGGGCAGATTATAATTTCAAACTACGATAATAACAATTCTGATGTTACTTTAATTCCTATTTCTAAAAAACAGGAGTTTTATCCTGAATTTAAATCAGTTCCTGAGGTGAGTCATATTCAGGCAATCGCTAGTAAAGCTGGAATTATCAGGACAGAGAATTCTTTTGAAGGTATAATCTTCAAAGGAGTCGGAGCGGATTACGACTGGAAAAATATAGAAGAGTATTTGGTGGAAGGAAGGTTACCTGATTTTTCAGCTGCTTTAAACGAAGATGTTCTGATTTCAAAATTCCTTGCAGATCGGCTTCATCTTAAAGTAGGTGATAATTTTAATACTTTTTTTATCAAAGAAGAACAAGGGAAAATGCCTAATAGCCGCCGATTCAGGATAGCGGGTGTTTTTAGTTCCGGTTTTCAGGATTTTGACGCCACCTATATATTGGGGGATATTAGACATATTCAAAGAATTAATAAATGGAGTCCCAATCAGGTTGGTGCTTTTGAGGTATTCATCAATGACTTTGATGCTATTAAAACAACGGGAGAAAAAATCTACGATCAAACATCGTCTAATCTGGATACCAAAACAATAATAGAGAAGTATAGTTATATATTTGATTGGTTGCAGCTTTTCGATTTTAATATCATAGTAATATTAGGGGTAATGATATTGGTGGCTACCATTAACATGGTTGTGGCGCTATTGGTTTTGATTTTGGAGCGTACTCAGATGATTGGGATTTTAAAAGCACTGGGAGCCAATAACTGGATGGTTCGTAAAGTGTTTTTATATAACGCGTTCTATTTGATTGTGCGGGGATTGTTTTGGGGGAATTTAATTGGTATTGCTTTGTTGTTAATTCAACAGCAGTTTGGAGTGATTCGCTTAAATCCTGAAAATTACTATGTAAATCAGGCTCCGGTCTATTTTAATATTTGGCATATTATTTTATTGAATTTGCTTACGGTCGGGGTTTGTTTTGTAGTGCTATTGATTCCTTCCTATATAATCACAAAGATTTCTCCGGTTAAAGCTATTCGTTTCGAGTAA
- a CDS encoding YkgJ family cysteine cluster protein, which produces MKQILNNLNKLAKDKHIENKKYFDKLKKKQPKNLDYVMQDLHDTEFKKTDCLQCANCCKTTGPLFTLADIERISKSFRQKPQQFIEQYLRIDEDKDYVLKSVPCTFLDNENYCMIYDVRPKACREFPHTDRKKFHQIADLTLKNVAICPAAYNIVEEMKKKLPL; this is translated from the coding sequence TTGAAGCAAATTTTAAATAACTTAAATAAGTTAGCCAAAGATAAGCATATCGAAAACAAAAAGTATTTCGATAAGCTTAAAAAGAAACAGCCAAAGAATTTGGATTATGTGATGCAGGATTTGCATGACACCGAATTTAAAAAAACAGACTGCTTACAATGCGCGAATTGCTGCAAAACTACGGGCCCTTTGTTTACTTTGGCTGATATCGAAAGGATTTCGAAATCATTCCGACAAAAGCCGCAGCAATTTATCGAACAATATCTCAGAATTGATGAGGACAAAGATTATGTTTTAAAAAGTGTTCCTTGTACTTTTTTGGATAATGAAAATTATTGTATGATTTATGATGTTCGTCCGAAAGCATGCAGAGAATTTCCACATACAGATCGTAAAAAGTTTCATCAGATAGCGGACTTAACATTGAAGAATGTTGCTATTTGTCCTGCAGCATATAATATAGTGGAGGAAATGAAGAAAAAGCTTCCTTTGTAA
- a CDS encoding class I SAM-dependent methyltransferase, producing MKDLFGKAMYDFQTHNSPENIITETSISEEDEMSVDYLFRSYNEMPKLEQKALQLAFGKTLDVGCGAGSHSLSLQNDRNLELVSIDISKNAIETCKLRGVKNAIVKNILDFEGEKFDTIILLMNGVGIFGKLDNCNKYLSKLKTLLNPGGQILLDSSDIIYMFDEDEDGGKWIPSHNNYYGELVFNISYKGEKEEPFDWLYLDYNTLQNAATANGLKCELILEGDHYDYLAKLSL from the coding sequence ATGAAAGATCTTTTCGGGAAAGCCATGTACGATTTCCAAACCCATAATTCACCTGAGAATATTATCACTGAAACTTCGATTTCTGAAGAAGATGAAATGAGCGTGGATTATTTATTCCGTTCGTACAATGAAATGCCTAAACTCGAACAAAAAGCACTGCAATTAGCCTTCGGAAAAACTCTGGACGTAGGCTGCGGAGCCGGAAGCCATAGCTTATCTTTACAAAATGACAGAAATCTGGAGCTTGTTTCAATTGACATTTCAAAAAATGCAATCGAAACCTGTAAGCTTCGCGGAGTCAAAAATGCTATAGTCAAAAATATTCTGGATTTTGAAGGGGAAAAATTCGATACGATCATTTTACTAATGAATGGAGTCGGAATTTTTGGCAAACTAGACAATTGCAACAAGTATCTTTCTAAACTAAAAACACTTCTCAACCCGGGCGGACAAATTTTACTCGACAGCTCAGACATTATCTACATGTTTGACGAAGATGAAGATGGCGGAAAATGGATCCCATCTCATAATAATTATTACGGAGAGCTTGTGTTCAACATTTCTTATAAAGGCGAGAAAGAAGAACCCTTCGACTGGTTATACCTTGATTACAATACTCTTCAAAATGCTGCTACTGCAAATGGATTAAAATGTGAACTTATCCTGGAAGGCGACCACTACGATTATTTAGCTAAACTTTCTTTATAA
- a CDS encoding YfiT family bacillithiol transferase has protein sequence MNETDLEILKYPIGKFKTPTDYTSEYISDSIAIIASFPERLKKETIHLTDEQLDTPYRPDGWTVRQVIHHCAESHMNCYIRIKWALTENNPVIKAYDEKLWSELQDNLTMPIQPTLQLLEGLHYRLAYIMKNLSPQDLNKSFIHPENNSEYLIKQIIGMYAWHSSHHLAHITNLKNTKNWI, from the coding sequence ATGAACGAAACAGATTTAGAAATACTAAAATATCCAATCGGAAAGTTTAAAACCCCAACAGATTATACCTCGGAGTACATTTCTGATAGTATCGCCATCATTGCATCTTTTCCTGAAAGATTAAAAAAAGAAACAATTCATTTAACCGACGAACAACTAGACACTCCTTATCGTCCGGACGGGTGGACTGTACGTCAAGTAATTCATCATTGCGCCGAAAGTCACATGAACTGTTATATCAGAATAAAATGGGCTTTGACTGAAAATAATCCTGTAATAAAAGCTTATGATGAAAAACTATGGTCGGAATTACAGGACAATCTAACCATGCCCATCCAACCAACCTTACAATTACTGGAAGGATTACATTACAGACTGGCTTATATCATGAAAAATCTAAGTCCACAAGATTTAAACAAATCATTTATTCATCCCGAAAACAACTCTGAATATCTAATCAAACAAATCATTGGAATGTATGCCTGGCACAGCAGCCATCATCTGGCCCATATAACAAATTTAAAGAACACTAAAAATTGGATCTAA
- a CDS encoding 7-carboxy-7-deazaguanine synthase QueE: MLSKEIQLEVNKGAMLPLMEEFYTIQGEGFHTGTAAYFIRIGGCDVGCHWCDVKESWNAELHPPTSIDLIVNNASSLADTVVITGGEPLTWDMSLLTQQLKDKNMKVHIETSGAYPLSGTWDWICLSPKKNKLPTQTVYDNAHELKVIIYNKHDFIFAEEQAELVNDNAILFLQPEWSKKEEMTPLIVDYVMNNPKWRVSLQTHKYLNIP; the protein is encoded by the coding sequence ATGTTATCAAAAGAAATACAATTAGAAGTAAATAAAGGAGCGATGTTGCCTTTGATGGAAGAATTTTATACCATTCAGGGAGAAGGTTTTCATACCGGGACTGCTGCTTACTTTATACGAATTGGAGGCTGCGATGTGGGTTGTCACTGGTGTGATGTGAAGGAAAGTTGGAATGCTGAGTTACATCCGCCAACTAGTATTGATTTAATTGTAAATAATGCATCAAGTCTGGCTGATACTGTTGTGATTACAGGTGGTGAGCCTTTAACTTGGGATATGAGTTTATTGACTCAACAGTTGAAGGATAAAAACATGAAAGTTCATATCGAGACCTCGGGAGCTTATCCGTTATCGGGTACTTGGGACTGGATTTGTCTTTCGCCTAAAAAAAATAAGCTGCCTACTCAAACGGTGTATGACAACGCACATGAGTTGAAAGTAATTATCTATAACAAACACGATTTTATTTTTGCAGAAGAACAAGCCGAGCTGGTAAATGACAACGCAATTTTGTTCCTTCAGCCAGAATGGAGCAAAAAAGAAGAAATGACGCCTCTGATTGTGGACTATGTGATGAACAACCCAAAATGGAGAGTTTCGCTTCAAACGCATAAATATTTAAATATTCCTTAA
- a CDS encoding tetratricopeptide repeat protein: MNKFKIFSLALVASATVVKAQDIKEAKKAIDAEQFQKAKSLLKSIIKAKPSDGEANFVLGNVYLNQAIIDSAKIYYANGLQASDKKNLNYIGLGQLDLDAKNAAAAQANFALATKDMKRKDVEEFIYIGRAYMNSSTPDYTNAIAVLKRALVIDPQNATALLAIGDAYYGANNQNDAYKAYRDAFTADPTLLRAKMQLGVLLKGAKSYDEAIKSFNEVIALSANYGPVYRELAETYYKWGRNKPSTSKVNMQNAITNYEKYLNLTDYSLDSKMRHADFLILVKDYKSLETVANKMIAEDKVNPRIFRYLGYAAFENGNVDVAIKSIEDYIKVPSNKVIGRDYLYLGLSKIKKGTAADGTVDQTSFDAGVADIKKAIELEPLVVEELSDLGKALFGKKQFAQAATVLELGTTNKESKNYLDDNIYYGISLYYANANKTNGAADAVALGKADVAFDRILEASPTYNEAYLYKGRINNLLEKDDLIIKNYEEYVTRITAKGAEELAKPATVKKVVEAYNSIGASYANTDKAKAIEYFNKSLALDPANAYAAQSVKALK; this comes from the coding sequence ATGAATAAATTTAAAATTTTTAGTCTTGCCTTAGTTGCTTCAGCTACTGTAGTAAAAGCGCAAGATATCAAAGAAGCTAAAAAAGCAATCGATGCTGAGCAATTTCAAAAAGCAAAGTCATTGCTAAAATCAATCATCAAAGCAAAGCCTTCTGATGGAGAAGCTAATTTTGTTTTAGGTAATGTGTATTTAAATCAGGCAATCATTGATTCTGCTAAAATTTATTATGCAAATGGTTTACAGGCATCAGATAAGAAAAACTTAAATTATATTGGATTAGGTCAGTTAGATCTTGATGCGAAGAATGCTGCTGCAGCTCAGGCAAATTTTGCTTTAGCTACAAAAGATATGAAACGTAAAGATGTAGAGGAATTTATTTACATTGGTAGAGCTTACATGAATTCTTCTACACCTGATTATACAAATGCTATAGCTGTTTTGAAGCGTGCGTTGGTAATTGATCCTCAAAATGCAACGGCACTTTTAGCTATTGGTGATGCATACTACGGAGCAAACAATCAAAACGATGCTTACAAGGCATACCGTGATGCGTTTACAGCTGATCCAACACTTTTAAGAGCAAAAATGCAACTAGGAGTTTTATTAAAAGGGGCTAAATCTTATGATGAAGCAATTAAATCTTTTAATGAAGTTATTGCTTTGAGTGCTAATTATGGTCCGGTTTACAGAGAGTTAGCGGAGACTTATTATAAATGGGGAAGAAATAAACCATCTACTTCTAAAGTTAACATGCAAAATGCAATTACAAACTACGAGAAGTACTTAAATCTTACGGATTACTCTTTAGACTCTAAAATGCGTCACGCAGATTTCTTGATCTTGGTTAAAGATTACAAAAGTTTAGAGACTGTTGCAAACAAAATGATTGCTGAGGATAAGGTAAATCCTAGAATTTTCAGATATTTAGGTTATGCTGCTTTTGAGAATGGAAATGTTGATGTAGCAATCAAATCTATTGAAGATTATATCAAAGTGCCTTCTAACAAAGTAATTGGTAGAGATTATTTGTATTTAGGTTTGTCTAAGATTAAAAAAGGAACCGCAGCTGACGGAACTGTTGATCAGACTTCTTTTGATGCTGGTGTAGCTGATATCAAAAAAGCGATCGAACTAGAGCCTTTGGTGGTTGAGGAATTATCTGATTTAGGAAAAGCTTTGTTCGGGAAAAAACAATTTGCTCAGGCTGCTACTGTTTTAGAGCTTGGAACAACGAACAAAGAGTCTAAAAACTACTTAGATGATAATATTTACTACGGTATTTCTCTTTATTATGCTAACGCAAATAAAACAAATGGAGCTGCAGATGCTGTAGCTTTAGGAAAAGCGGATGTTGCTTTTGACAGAATCTTAGAAGCTTCTCCAACTTATAATGAGGCTTACTTGTACAAAGGTAGAATCAACAACTTGTTAGAAAAAGATGATTTAATCATTAAAAACTACGAAGAGTACGTAACAAGAATTACGGCAAAAGGTGCTGAAGAATTGGCTAAGCCGGCTACAGTTAAAAAAGTTGTAGAAGCTTACAATAGTATCGGTGCTAGTTATGCAAATACTGATAAAGCAAAAGCAATTGAGTATTTCAATAAGAGTTTAGCTTTAGATCCTGCAAATGCTTACGCTGCACAATCTGTAAAAGCTTTGAAATAA
- a CDS encoding PstS family phosphate ABC transporter substrate-binding protein — protein sequence MLKYSKIAGLVVFVFLFAMCNQKSKNDKETILKGAIDITVDETVKPIVDDQVAVFEGTYYDAKITVKPKSEAELINDLLNQKAAVVVTTRDLTKEELAKFEKSKIKPRVTPFATDAIAFISNKGNNDTLIALKTVIDFMQGKPDARIKGLVFDNPNSSTVRYMKELAKVKDVPVKGVFSFKTNDEVIKFVSENDGMIGVVGVNWLSQPSPKMAEVLKRINVMSVKGLNSNQYYSPTQNDLAEVKYPLARDLFIINCQGYSGLGMGFASFIAGDIGQRIVLKSGLLPVRTPGRKLKIRNQIVKDKE from the coding sequence ATGTTAAAGTATAGTAAGATTGCAGGCTTGGTTGTTTTTGTTTTTTTGTTTGCCATGTGCAACCAAAAAAGTAAAAACGATAAGGAAACAATTTTAAAAGGAGCAATCGACATTACTGTCGATGAAACTGTAAAACCTATTGTGGACGATCAGGTTGCTGTCTTTGAAGGAACTTACTACGATGCAAAGATTACGGTAAAACCTAAGTCAGAAGCTGAGCTTATAAATGATTTGCTCAATCAGAAAGCTGCAGTAGTGGTGACAACAAGAGATTTGACTAAAGAAGAATTGGCTAAATTCGAAAAAAGTAAAATAAAACCCAGAGTTACCCCTTTTGCGACAGATGCAATAGCTTTTATTTCGAACAAAGGCAATAATGATACATTAATAGCGTTGAAAACGGTAATCGATTTTATGCAGGGCAAACCTGATGCAAGAATTAAAGGACTGGTGTTTGATAATCCAAATTCAAGTACCGTACGTTATATGAAAGAATTGGCTAAAGTTAAAGATGTTCCTGTAAAAGGAGTGTTTTCTTTTAAAACGAACGATGAAGTTATTAAATTTGTATCTGAGAATGATGGTATGATTGGGGTAGTTGGTGTAAACTGGCTTTCTCAACCGTCACCAAAAATGGCAGAAGTGCTTAAGAGAATAAATGTGATGAGTGTTAAGGGATTAAACAGTAATCAATATTACAGCCCAACTCAGAATGATCTTGCAGAAGTGAAATACCCTTTGGCACGTGATTTGTTTATCATAAATTGCCAGGGTTATTCTGGCTTAGGAATGGGATTTGCATCCTTTATTGCCGGCGATATTGGACAGAGGATAGTTTTGAAATCAGGGTTGTTACCGGTTAGAACTCCTGGAAGAAAGCTTAAAATAAGGAATCAAATAGTAAAAGATAAAGAATAA
- a CDS encoding energy transducer TonB, with translation MKLDIIKNQWLDIVFEGRNKIYGAYELRKSNGKTTVKSLIIGSVIFSFAVAAPLIASLLPDSSEEDVNNDIKIATVKLPPKKEEVKPNQPPPPPPPPKVDQVKFVKPVVAKANEVTEDPPKIEELKDKKVGNETIKGDPDAVLTVDEPVGKGPVTEIIAEDNNVYNTAGIEVKPDFPGGIEKFYKFVGNNYKTPEEEGLKGKVYVTFVVEKDGSLTDIKVLRDIGYGTGAEAIRVLKKCPKWTPGEQNGKKVRVLYSLPITIQSAE, from the coding sequence ATGAAATTAGATATAATTAAAAATCAGTGGCTTGATATCGTATTCGAAGGGCGTAATAAGATATATGGTGCATATGAGTTAAGAAAATCGAACGGTAAGACGACTGTAAAGTCTCTTATTATTGGATCGGTTATTTTTAGCTTTGCTGTAGCAGCTCCTCTTATTGCAAGCTTACTTCCAGATTCTAGTGAAGAAGATGTGAATAATGATATCAAGATAGCGACAGTAAAATTACCTCCTAAAAAAGAGGAAGTAAAGCCAAACCAACCGCCACCACCACCACCACCACCAAAAGTGGATCAGGTGAAGTTCGTGAAACCGGTCGTTGCTAAGGCAAATGAAGTTACTGAAGATCCTCCGAAAATTGAGGAACTTAAAGATAAAAAAGTTGGTAACGAAACCATCAAAGGAGATCCGGATGCAGTTTTAACTGTTGATGAGCCAGTTGGTAAAGGACCAGTTACAGAGATCATTGCAGAAGATAACAACGTTTATAATACTGCAGGTATCGAAGTAAAACCAGATTTCCCAGGAGGAATTGAGAAATTCTACAAATTCGTAGGAAACAATTACAAGACTCCGGAAGAAGAAGGTTTAAAAGGTAAAGTTTATGTTACTTTTGTAGTTGAAAAAGACGGTTCATTAACCGACATTAAAGTTTTAAGGGATATCGGTTACGGTACAGGAGCAGAAGCAATTCGTGTTCTTAAAAAGTGTCCAAAATGGACTCCCGGCGAGCAAAATGGTAAAAAAGTTAGGGTACTTTACTCTCTGCCTATTACTATTCAATCTGCAGAATAA
- a CDS encoding ExbD/TolR family protein, with amino-acid sequence MAELNTGDGGGGKGGKVRSKKQNSKVDLTAMVDLAFLLITFFMLTTSLSKPQSMDLSLPDKDPDDKTPPVKVDENRTMTVMMGENNKMVYYMGLLATPKVGPKDIAYGKDGIRKELLKQKKEVLAYSAALGKPKNGIIVIIKPTKKATYRNLVDMLDEMAITGVDTYAIVPEFSPEETKLIDKQ; translated from the coding sequence ATGGCTGAATTAAATACCGGCGACGGTGGTGGCGGAAAAGGTGGTAAAGTAAGAAGTAAAAAGCAAAACTCGAAAGTCGATTTAACGGCGATGGTAGATTTGGCATTCTTATTGATCACATTCTTTATGTTAACCACATCGTTGTCAAAACCTCAATCGATGGATTTGTCTTTACCAGATAAAGATCCAGACGATAAGACACCTCCAGTTAAAGTTGATGAGAATCGTACAATGACTGTTATGATGGGGGAAAACAATAAAATGGTATATTATATGGGATTATTGGCAACACCTAAGGTTGGGCCTAAAGATATTGCATATGGTAAGGATGGTATTCGTAAGGAGTTATTGAAGCAAAAGAAAGAAGTATTAGCTTATTCTGCTGCTTTAGGAAAACCTAAGAATGGAATTATAGTTATCATTAAGCCAACTAAAAAAGCAACTTACCGCAATTTAGTTGATATGTTGGATGAGATGGCTATCACTGGAGTAGATACTTATGCTATCGTTCCTGAGTTTTCACCTGAGGAAACAAAATTGATTGATAAACAATAA
- a CDS encoding ExbD/TolR family protein codes for MAKIKMKKKSTSTDMTAMCDVAFLLLTFFILTATAKVPEALPVDMPSSTVQSKLPDSDLAIITIGKGADGKSKVFFDIKGREIRKRTLEGMGAKFGVTFSEDDKTKFALMDDFGVPVANLKQIIAMKAADRVKADQPGIPIDSLDNQLKEWLLVSRRAAIDLDDKELQIAIKGDAKEQYPQIKKIMDILQDQKINSFNLVTGMRGKDF; via the coding sequence ATGGCTAAAATAAAAATGAAAAAAAAGTCAACATCGACAGATATGACTGCCATGTGTGATGTTGCGTTCCTTTTGCTTACGTTCTTTATTTTGACCGCTACTGCTAAGGTGCCAGAAGCACTTCCTGTAGACATGCCTTCTTCTACTGTTCAAAGTAAATTACCAGATTCTGATTTGGCAATTATTACGATAGGTAAAGGAGCAGACGGAAAAAGCAAAGTGTTTTTTGATATCAAAGGAAGAGAGATTCGTAAAAGAACTCTTGAAGGAATGGGAGCTAAATTTGGTGTGACTTTCTCAGAAGATGATAAAACTAAATTTGCCTTAATGGATGACTTCGGTGTACCAGTAGCAAATTTGAAACAAATTATCGCTATGAAAGCTGCGGATAGAGTGAAAGCTGATCAACCTGGAATTCCAATTGATTCTTTAGACAATCAATTAAAAGAATGGCTTTTGGTTTCAAGAAGAGCCGCAATTGACCTTGATGATAAAGAATTGCAGATTGCGATCAAAGGTGACGCTAAAGAGCAGTATCCACAAATCAAAAAGATTATGGATATTTTACAAGATCAAAAAATCAATTCCTTTAACTTAGTTACAGGTATGAGAGGAAAAGACTTTTAA